AGGAGCTGAATCTTCTTGCCATACGGGCCGCCAGTCGCGTAATTGCGTCGTTTTTGTTATATTCTTCAGCGTCAATATTATCGACCCTGTACGTCTCCGTGTCGGACAATCCCCATCGCTTGATAAAGGTTCCGTTCTTTCTGTATAGGGCCACATCGAGCTGAAGGGTGACATTCTTTTCAATCGCCAGGCCGGCTATGTTGAGGGAGACCGGCACGATTCTTATGTCGCTGATGGTGCCCTGTAGATAGCCGTCAGAATTCTCTTTGTTGAGCGTGAATAATCCCGTTGTCAAAAGCTCCTGGGAGAAGGCGCTCGTCACGTACTCCGATATGTGGGGTTCGTAGGTTGAATTCTTGAAAACGGAAAGATACAGAGAGGTGATGTCGCCCCCGAAGATACCCTTCTCACGCACCAACTGATATCCGCATGAAACAAGCAGAAGAGCGAGTGCGGTTACGAATAGCAAACTTCCTGTTCGTTTTCTTGTGGTCATGACGCTACCTTTCCCTCTCATATTTGAACCTGCTACACGCACACAATATTGAAGAGTTTG
The sequence above is drawn from the Syntrophorhabdaceae bacterium genome and encodes:
- the lptE gene encoding LPS assembly lipoprotein LptE, with product MRGKGSVMTTRKRTGSLLFVTALALLLVSCGYQLVREKGIFGGDITSLYLSVFKNSTYEPHISEYVTSAFSQELLTTGLFTLNKENSDGYLQGTISDIRIVPVSLNIAGLAIEKNVTLQLDVALYRKNGTFIKRWGLSDTETYRVDNIDAEEYNKNDAITRLAARMARRFSSFLFVDY